One segment of Gammaproteobacteria bacterium DNA contains the following:
- the ruvX gene encoding Holliday junction resolvase RuvX: MTEGRKAEVVLAFDFGLRRIGVATGNLHTRTASPLTTLTVGRDTPWAALDDLVREWRPAHLVVGVPEGSTGPSAVAARARAFAAALARRYHLPVDTVDEAFTSSAAASDLRERRREGAPRRSAAKGAIDRRAACLIAEQWMNEAANER, encoded by the coding sequence GTGACCGAAGGCCGCAAAGCGGAGGTCGTGCTCGCGTTCGACTTCGGCCTCCGGCGCATCGGCGTCGCCACCGGCAACCTTCACACGCGCACCGCCTCTCCGCTCACGACCCTGACCGTCGGCCGAGACACGCCGTGGGCAGCGTTGGACGACCTGGTCCGCGAGTGGCGGCCGGCGCATCTGGTCGTCGGCGTGCCGGAAGGCTCCACGGGCCCGTCGGCCGTGGCGGCGCGAGCGCGGGCGTTTGCCGCGGCTCTGGCGCGGCGCTATCACCTGCCGGTCGACACGGTCGACGAAGCGTTCACGTCCTCGGCGGCGGCCTCGGATCTGCGCGAGCGCAGGCGCGAAGGCGCGCCGCGCCGGTCGGCAGCGAAGGGCGCGATCGACCGGCGCGCGGCCTGCCTCATCGCCGAGCAATGGATGAACGAAGCGGCGAATGAGCGCTGA
- a CDS encoding YqgE/AlgH family protein, translating to MRSLQDHFLIAMPAMGDPNFNETVTYICKHDEEGAMGIIINRPTEMLLKEVFRQLSLDARDARLAAQPVLAGGPVQRDRGFVLHRSAEPYDSTLDTGAGIKVTVSQDILGAMARGEGPDPVLVALGYAGWDSGQLEAELAANAWLSVPADHRVLFETPFEQRWRAAAGLLGVDIHQLASYAGHA from the coding sequence GTGCGGTCACTCCAGGATCACTTCCTGATCGCAATGCCCGCGATGGGCGATCCGAACTTCAACGAGACCGTCACTTACATCTGTAAGCACGACGAGGAAGGGGCGATGGGAATCATCATCAACCGCCCCACCGAGATGCTGCTGAAGGAGGTGTTTCGGCAGCTTTCGCTCGACGCGCGCGACGCGCGCCTCGCCGCGCAACCGGTGCTCGCCGGCGGCCCCGTGCAGCGCGACCGCGGGTTCGTGCTTCACCGCTCCGCCGAGCCGTACGATTCGACGCTCGACACGGGCGCAGGCATCAAGGTCACCGTGTCTCAAGACATTCTCGGTGCGATGGCGCGCGGCGAGGGGCCGGATCCGGTGCTCGTCGCTCTCGGGTATGCGGGGTGGGATTCCGGTCAGCTCGAAGCGGAGCTCGCCGCGAACGCATGGCTCAGCGTTCCGGCCGACCACCGCGTGCTGTTCGAGACGCCGTTCGAGCAGCGCTGGCGGGCCGCGGCCGGTCTCCTCGGCGTCGACATCCATCAGCTCGCGAGCTATGCCGGCCACGCGTGA